From a single Candidatus Microthrix subdominans genomic region:
- a CDS encoding transcriptional regulator, translating to MAQVSWRADNEIVKRAKHAAARSNRSLNEYITLVVSAASNPDFAGSESEAVRERLAAAGLLGATRAPRSRPSDAEVKAAGERAASGTPLDELISTGR from the coding sequence ATGGCTCAGGTCAGCTGGCGCGCAGACAACGAGATCGTGAAGCGAGCGAAACACGCTGCGGCGCGGTCGAATCGTTCCCTCAACGAATACATCACGCTGGTCGTATCGGCGGCGTCCAACCCGGACTTCGCCGGCTCCGAGTCTGAAGCCGTTCGAGAACGACTGGCGGCAGCCGGATTGCTGGGAGCGACCAGGGCGCCTCGGTCCCGACCGTCCGACGCTGAGGTCAAGGCCGCCGGCGAGCGGGCTGCTTCTGGAACGCCCCTCGACGAGCTGATCTCCACTGGCCGGTGA
- a CDS encoding type II toxin-antitoxin system VapC family toxin has translation MSVYADSSALVKLYVPERGHEQIRAITSTLVTAEISRVELASALWRKHRMGELDPSDAHTLTARFEADLDDPVGDIALVATNPSILDAALDMVARHGLRAYDAVQLASAVEARTQLGGLERFAAFDNDLRAAASAERFGLIPATLG, from the coding sequence GTGAGCGTTTATGCCGACAGTTCCGCACTGGTCAAGCTGTACGTGCCCGAACGAGGGCACGAGCAGATCCGGGCGATCACTTCCACCCTGGTGACTGCTGAGATCAGCAGAGTGGAACTGGCGTCGGCGCTGTGGCGCAAACATCGGATGGGCGAACTGGACCCATCCGATGCGCACACGCTCACGGCGAGATTCGAAGCAGACCTCGACGATCCGGTTGGAGACATCGCCTTGGTTGCGACCAATCCGTCCATCCTCGATGCCGCTCTCGACATGGTGGCTCGACACGGACTCCGCGCCTACGACGCCGTCCAACTGGCGTCGGCGGTCGAGGCCCGGACACAGCTTGGGGGCCTTGAGCGCTTCGCTGCGTTCGACAACGACTTGCGGGCAGCGGCATCCGCCGAACGATTCGGCCTGATACCGGCCACTCTCGGCTAG
- a CDS encoding TrpB-like pyridoxal phosphate-dependent enzyme: MADDMPTKILLSEDEQPTQWYNVIADLPTPPPPPLHPGTHQPAGPDDLAPLFPQALIEQEMTAERYIDIPGGVLDVYKLWRPSPLFRAHRLEALLDTPAKIFYKYEGVSPAGSHKPNTSVPQAYYNHQEGVTKLTTETGAGQWGSALAFATAQYGMECEVWQVAASYRAKPHRKTMMEIWGASVHSSPSELTEFGRELLAENPDHPGSLGIAISEAVAMAVADPEARYALGSVLNHVLLHQTVIGEEALLQLAKVGVTPDVLVGCTGGGSNFGGLAFPFLREKLAGNMNPTIRCVEPAACPSLTKGEYRYDFGDTAGLTPLLKMHTLGHGFIPESIHAGGLRYHGMSPLVSHVYNEGLVEAISIPQTECFAGAIQFARAEGIVPAPEPTHAIAAAIREAQAAKEAGEERVILTALCGHGHLDLASYENYLAGGLKDYDLPDEAIAAAMEAVPVFD, translated from the coding sequence ATGGCCGACGACATGCCCACCAAGATCCTCCTCAGCGAAGACGAGCAGCCCACGCAGTGGTACAACGTCATCGCCGACCTGCCGACGCCGCCGCCACCGCCGCTGCATCCGGGCACCCACCAGCCCGCCGGGCCCGACGACCTGGCGCCGCTGTTCCCGCAGGCGCTGATCGAGCAGGAGATGACCGCCGAGCGCTACATCGATATCCCGGGCGGCGTGCTCGACGTCTACAAGCTGTGGCGTCCGAGCCCATTGTTCCGGGCCCATCGCCTGGAGGCGCTGCTCGATACGCCGGCCAAGATCTTCTACAAGTACGAGGGCGTCAGCCCGGCCGGTTCGCACAAGCCCAACACTTCGGTGCCCCAGGCGTATTACAACCACCAGGAGGGCGTCACGAAGCTGACGACCGAGACCGGCGCCGGCCAGTGGGGCTCGGCGCTGGCCTTCGCCACCGCCCAGTACGGCATGGAGTGCGAGGTGTGGCAGGTGGCGGCCTCCTATCGGGCCAAGCCGCACCGCAAGACGATGATGGAGATCTGGGGTGCTTCGGTGCACTCCAGCCCGTCCGAGCTGACCGAGTTCGGTCGCGAGCTGCTGGCCGAGAATCCCGATCACCCGGGCAGCCTGGGCATCGCCATCTCCGAGGCGGTCGCCATGGCGGTCGCCGACCCCGAGGCCCGCTACGCCCTGGGCTCGGTGCTCAATCACGTGCTCCTTCACCAGACGGTGATCGGCGAGGAGGCGTTGCTTCAGCTGGCCAAGGTGGGCGTGACCCCCGACGTGCTGGTGGGCTGCACCGGTGGTGGCTCCAACTTCGGTGGCCTGGCCTTCCCGTTCCTGCGCGAGAAGCTGGCCGGCAACATGAACCCGACGATCCGCTGCGTCGAACCGGCGGCGTGCCCCAGCCTGACCAAGGGCGAGTACCGCTACGACTTCGGCGACACGGCCGGCCTGACCCCGCTGCTGAAGATGCACACCCTGGGCCACGGGTTCATCCCCGAGTCGATCCACGCCGGTGGCCTGCGCTATCACGGCATGTCGCCGCTGGTCAGCCACGTCTACAACGAGGGCCTGGTCGAGGCGATCTCGATCCCCCAGACCGAGTGCTTCGCCGGCGCGATCCAGTTCGCCCGGGCCGAGGGCATCGTGCCCGCACCCGAGCCGACCCACGCCATCGCAGCGGCCATCCGCGAGGCCCAGGCCGCCAAGGAGGCGGGGGAGGAGCGCGTGATCCTCACCGCACTGTGCGGCCACGGCCACCTCGACCTCGCCTCGTACGAGAACTACCTGGCCGGTGGGCTGAAGGACTACGACCTTCCCGACGAGGCGATCGCCGCCGCCATGGAGGCGGTGCCGGTCTTCGACTGA
- a CDS encoding class I SAM-dependent methyltransferase, with translation MAQQQHQPTTIVDRLKAFGDLWRLSDEDYHAYMGTYTELFTDSPENTRADYDLGIPMKGYDQGSSDEISQLYKVIHIMCTLGSVEKMYMPPTVDPNKSVLDNQILFEQIVADDLAVLPGAKVLDLGCGCGAIAEHMAELTGAELFGINIDRSQIAKAWRNPNLNGANFNVGDFNVPLNFPDESFDAVYAIQPMTYVTNLEATCREVLRVLKPGGRFVVNDVAALDAYDRDNAHQRGLIQDTRELTVFGGFWYYKYWEDAYREVGFELLDSEGRSAVEMIKREVSLYGKYEAAVAALAKVHIIPKKVNAMIHRMNTKADSYIQAEEEELLTLNWKTVAKKPG, from the coding sequence ATGGCACAGCAGCAGCATCAACCGACCACGATCGTGGACCGGCTCAAGGCCTTCGGCGACCTATGGCGACTGTCCGATGAGGACTACCACGCCTACATGGGCACCTACACCGAGTTGTTCACCGACTCGCCTGAGAACACCAGGGCCGATTACGACCTGGGCATCCCGATGAAGGGGTACGACCAGGGAAGTAGCGACGAGATCAGCCAGCTCTACAAGGTGATCCACATCATGTGCACGCTCGGCTCGGTCGAGAAGATGTACATGCCTCCAACGGTCGACCCGAACAAGTCGGTGCTGGACAACCAGATCCTGTTCGAGCAGATCGTCGCCGACGACCTCGCCGTGTTGCCGGGCGCCAAGGTGCTCGACCTGGGCTGCGGTTGCGGGGCCATCGCCGAGCACATGGCCGAACTGACCGGCGCCGAGCTGTTCGGTATCAACATCGACCGCTCGCAGATCGCCAAGGCCTGGCGCAACCCCAACCTGAACGGGGCCAACTTCAACGTCGGCGACTTCAACGTGCCGCTCAACTTTCCGGACGAGAGCTTCGACGCGGTGTACGCCATCCAGCCGATGACGTACGTGACCAACCTGGAGGCCACATGTCGCGAGGTGCTGCGGGTGCTCAAGCCGGGCGGTCGCTTCGTGGTCAACGACGTCGCCGCCCTCGACGCCTACGACCGTGACAACGCACACCAACGGGGGCTGATCCAGGACACCCGTGAGCTCACCGTTTTTGGCGGGTTCTGGTACTACAAGTACTGGGAGGACGCCTACCGGGAGGTTGGATTCGAGCTACTCGACTCGGAGGGCAGGAGCGCCGTCGAGATGATCAAGCGCGAGGTGTCCCTGTACGGCAAGTACGAGGCGGCGGTGGCGGCGCTGGCCAAGGTGCACATCATCCCCAAGAAGGTCAACGCCATGATCCACCGCATGAACACCAAGGCCGACTCCTACATCCAGGCCGAGGAGGAGGAGCTGCTCACCCTCAACTGGAAGACGGTCGCCAAGAAGCCGGGCTGA